The Lachnospiraceae bacterium oral taxon 500 genome window below encodes:
- a CDS encoding PTS trehalose transporter subunit IIC: MANTNEATANKKQAFKENVQRFGRSLLLPIGVMAPVGLLLGLSGALTQSYMIERVAFLNNDVLQTIFKTIRQMSNIIFNNIPLLFAMGVAYGMSKKDKGIAAFSSVIGYLILIASINAWLGITGNMADKENMAVQGQLLVLGIQTLNVNVLGGIIAGLVGAWATDRFYNLELPLAFAFFSGRKSVPLITMGVCIVVGFTLPFLWQYFTTAMISISGLLLHKIMGPILSTFVNRLMIPFGLHHVWNAMLRFTEAGGKYIIEGKEYIGYLSAENEILFNLGPRSEYWAMMPELTRFGAQNQMVRTMFVFPAIALAMYKTAYTENKKMAKGLLITVVLTALLGNVTEPLEFTFLFIAPMLYIIYCGISTVISIALYFMGTAVGYIRGTIFDFIIFGPMYENSRWYNIIIVGIVAAVATYFIFKWYIEKFNVKTPGREEDASADNELIKNKQYDKIAALVIEGMGGRDNIVSVENCITRLRMDFKDKTKIDREKLKETGSTGVFFPSGTHIHVVFGPMVEFIRNAVDEEMKK, encoded by the coding sequence ATGGCTAACACAAATGAAGCAACAGCAAATAAAAAGCAGGCGTTTAAAGAAAATGTTCAGCGGTTCGGGCGTTCGCTTTTGTTACCGATCGGTGTGATGGCTCCAGTTGGTCTTTTGCTTGGATTATCGGGCGCACTGACCCAAAGTTATATGATTGAGCGGGTAGCGTTTTTAAACAATGACGTGCTGCAAACTATTTTTAAGACCATCCGGCAGATGAGCAATATTATTTTTAATAATATTCCGCTGCTGTTTGCCATGGGTGTGGCTTACGGCATGAGCAAAAAAGACAAGGGGATTGCCGCCTTTTCATCGGTGATAGGCTACCTGATTTTAATTGCATCGATTAATGCTTGGCTGGGAATTACCGGCAATATGGCGGATAAAGAAAATATGGCAGTTCAGGGTCAGCTTTTGGTTCTGGGCATTCAAACCTTAAACGTCAATGTTTTAGGCGGAATTATTGCCGGCTTAGTCGGCGCCTGGGCAACCGACCGCTTTTATAATTTGGAGCTGCCGCTGGCGTTTGCCTTTTTCTCCGGGCGCAAGTCCGTGCCACTGATTACGATGGGTGTTTGTATTGTAGTGGGTTTTACGCTGCCGTTTTTATGGCAGTACTTTACCACGGCGATGATCAGTATTTCCGGTCTGCTGCTGCATAAGATCATGGGGCCGATTTTAAGTACCTTTGTCAACCGGCTGATGATTCCGTTTGGCCTGCATCATGTGTGGAACGCGATGCTGCGTTTTACCGAAGCGGGCGGTAAGTATATCATTGAAGGCAAGGAATACATTGGTTACTTAAGTGCCGAAAATGAGATTCTCTTTAACTTGGGACCGCGCAGTGAGTACTGGGCAATGATGCCGGAACTGACCAGGTTTGGCGCACAAAACCAGATGGTGCGGACAATGTTTGTTTTCCCGGCAATCGCGTTGGCTATGTATAAAACAGCGTATACGGAAAATAAGAAAATGGCTAAAGGTTTGTTAATCACGGTTGTTTTAACGGCGTTATTAGGTAACGTGACCGAGCCTTTGGAATTTACTTTCCTCTTCATTGCGCCGATGTTGTATATTATTTACTGCGGCATCAGTACGGTGATTTCCATTGCTCTTTATTTTATGGGAACGGCGGTGGGTTATATCCGGGGTACGATTTTTGACTTTATTATCTTTGGACCGATGTACGAAAACTCGCGCTGGTACAATATCATCATTGTCGGTATTGTGGCGGCGGTTGCGACCTACTTTATTTTTAAATGGTATATTGAAAAGTTCAATGTCAAAACGCCGGGCCGGGAAGAGGACGCATCGGCGGATAATGAGCTGATTAAGAACAAGCAGTACGATAAGATTGCCGCACTGGTCATTGAAGGCATGGGCGGCAGGGACAATATTGTCAGTGTGGAAAACTGTATCACCCGTCTGCGCATGGACTTTAAGGATAAGACCAAAATTGACCGGGAAAAGCTGAAAGAAACCGGGTCAACCGGTGTGTTCTTCCCATCCGGTACACATATTCATGTGGTCTTCGGTCCGATGGTTGAGTTCATCCGCAATGCGGTTGATGAAGAAATGAAAAAATAA
- a CDS encoding alpha-glucosidase — protein sequence MTKKYHFQAFNGQTVELERGVDRIKIEAIGSDIFHIYSEKAADFPSYAVEKKPLPVALTEKTEGGRRCYYTDGIGISIEEDGLDFVDPKGKPICRTFRGEAKRPERLAPDFLELLVSEGHTVMVQPEPAEAEMSFWLEPKDRIYGLGDKTGGLNKRCYEYEMWNTDDPTPHEDNFKALYKSIPFLMVLKEDMAYGLFFDNHHKSYFDLGKWQSNCLHYEAEGGALDFYFFAGRDLKAVLTAYTGLTGRTPLPQLWTLGYHQSRWGYRTEQEMRELAANLRRCDLPCDAIHFDIDYMDGYRVFTWNQERYENAEKALADLKEMGIKAITIVDPGVKVDAGYAVYDEGLDKAYFAKDKNNLTYVNQVWPGDSVYPDFGRAEVRRWWGDLHHFLVDKGVAGIWNDMNEPASFNGPLPDDVVFYDEDKPSTHKAMHNVYGHNMTKATFEGLRRLTGERPFVITRACYAGSQKYAVVWTGDNHSLWSHLRLAIPQLCNLGMSGFPFSGTDVGGFGSDTTPELLIRWFQLGCFSPLFRNHSALATLEQEPWCFGEDVLAVLRRYIHLRYQLLPYFYDCFYRAAGDGLPVMRPLVLNYPFDPEVQEKNDQFMIGDALLVAPVVEQGATKKLVYLPEGEWFDYWTKQKYSGQAYYIIDAPLSVCPLFVKSGTILPHYPVYPSVSERKDERLLLEVFGTEAEYVHYQDNGRDYGYEKGEYNLYRFTWQDGRLQTEMLHRGYREYGEIQGSDSCFPKSLLLTK from the coding sequence ATGACAAAAAAATATCATTTTCAGGCCTTTAACGGCCAAACGGTGGAATTGGAGCGTGGCGTTGACAGGATTAAAATAGAAGCGATCGGTTCCGATATTTTTCACATTTATTCAGAAAAGGCGGCTGATTTCCCGTCCTATGCCGTCGAAAAGAAACCGCTGCCGGTGGCATTAACAGAAAAAACAGAGGGCGGGAGACGCTGTTATTATACGGACGGCATTGGTATTTCTATAGAGGAGGACGGTCTTGATTTTGTTGATCCGAAAGGGAAGCCGATTTGCCGGACCTTTCGGGGAGAGGCGAAACGGCCGGAACGGCTGGCGCCGGATTTTCTTGAGCTTTTGGTCAGCGAAGGGCATACAGTGATGGTACAGCCGGAGCCGGCGGAAGCAGAGATGTCTTTTTGGCTGGAGCCAAAAGACCGGATTTATGGCCTGGGCGATAAAACCGGCGGTTTAAATAAACGCTGCTATGAATACGAGATGTGGAACACCGACGACCCCACGCCGCATGAGGACAATTTTAAGGCACTGTATAAGAGCATTCCCTTTTTAATGGTCTTAAAAGAAGATATGGCTTATGGGCTTTTTTTTGACAATCATCATAAAAGTTATTTCGATTTGGGTAAATGGCAGAGTAACTGCCTGCACTATGAAGCGGAAGGCGGGGCGCTGGATTTTTATTTCTTTGCCGGCCGGGATTTAAAAGCGGTGCTGACAGCTTATACTGGCCTAACCGGGCGGACGCCGCTGCCGCAGCTGTGGACGCTGGGCTATCATCAATCCCGCTGGGGCTACCGGACGGAGCAGGAAATGCGGGAACTGGCGGCAAACCTGCGGCGCTGTGATTTGCCTTGTGATGCGATTCATTTTGACATTGACTATATGGACGGCTACCGCGTTTTTACTTGGAATCAGGAGCGCTATGAAAATGCTGAAAAAGCCCTGGCTGATTTAAAGGAAATGGGGATTAAAGCAATTACCATTGTTGACCCCGGAGTGAAAGTCGATGCCGGATATGCGGTTTATGATGAGGGACTGGATAAGGCGTATTTTGCCAAAGATAAAAATAATTTAACTTATGTCAATCAGGTTTGGCCGGGTGACTCCGTTTATCCGGACTTTGGCCGGGCGGAGGTACGTCGCTGGTGGGGCGATTTGCACCACTTTTTGGTGGATAAGGGCGTTGCCGGAATTTGGAATGATATGAACGAACCGGCCAGCTTTAACGGTCCGCTGCCGGATGATGTGGTCTTTTACGATGAGGATAAGCCTTCCACTCATAAAGCAATGCATAATGTGTATGGGCATAATATGACCAAAGCCACCTTTGAAGGCTTGCGCCGGCTGACCGGGGAGCGGCCGTTTGTCATTACCAGAGCCTGCTATGCCGGCAGCCAAAAGTACGCAGTGGTTTGGACGGGGGACAATCACAGTCTTTGGAGCCATTTGCGCTTGGCAATTCCGCAGCTCTGCAATTTGGGTATGAGTGGTTTTCCCTTTAGCGGGACGGATGTCGGCGGCTTTGGAAGCGATACGACACCGGAGCTTTTGATCCGCTGGTTTCAGCTGGGCTGTTTTAGTCCGCTGTTTCGGAATCACTCGGCCCTGGCAACGCTGGAGCAGGAACCTTGGTGCTTTGGTGAAGATGTGCTGGCGGTGCTGCGCCGGTATATCCATTTACGCTATCAGTTGCTGCCGTATTTTTATGATTGCTTTTATCGGGCAGCCGGAGACGGATTGCCGGTCATGCGGCCGCTGGTGTTAAATTACCCGTTTGACCCGGAAGTTCAGGAAAAAAATGATCAGTTTATGATTGGCGATGCTCTTTTGGTTGCACCGGTGGTCGAGCAGGGAGCAACCAAAAAGCTGGTTTATCTGCCGGAAGGCGAATGGTTTGATTACTGGACGAAGCAAAAATACAGCGGTCAGGCATATTACATCATTGATGCGCCGTTATCCGTCTGTCCTTTATTCGTTAAAAGCGGTACGATTCTGCCGCATTATCCGGTGTATCCGTCTGTTAGCGAACGCAAGGACGAGCGGCTGCTGTTAGAGGTTTTCGGAACGGAAGCAGAATATGTCCATTATCAGGATAACGGTCGGGATTATGGCTATGAAAAAGGCGAATACAATCTTTACCGTTTTACCTGGCAGGACGGCCGGCTGCAAACCGAAATGCTGCACCGAGGATACCGGGAGTACGGGGAGATACAGGGTAGCGATTCATGCTTTCCAAAGTCACTTCTTTTGACCAAATAA
- the sdaAA gene encoding L-serine ammonia-lyase, iron-sulfur-dependent, subunit alpha encodes MAYQSLQEIAQTCEQEKIDFWEAILKEDMAERGVSREESIARMKGMWQAMLAASENYDGSLRSKSGLSGGSGLKMDEYRQKGSALSGDFMAEVISEALKTGECNACMKKIVAAPTAGACGVLPAVLIPMYRSQKASADQIIEALYVAAGIGQVIALRAFIAGAAGGCQAEIGSASSMAAGALVHLRGGSHHQILDAAAMAMKMLLGLVCDPVAGLVEVPCIKRNVGGAVNAMAAADMALAGLTSRIPADEVIDAMKEVGQNMPTAFRETAKGGLANTKWAKKFTAEIKED; translated from the coding sequence ATGGCATATCAATCCTTGCAGGAGATTGCACAAACCTGCGAACAGGAAAAAATAGATTTTTGGGAGGCAATATTAAAAGAAGATATGGCCGAAAGAGGTGTCAGCCGGGAAGAGTCGATTGCCCGGATGAAAGGGATGTGGCAGGCGATGCTGGCGGCCAGTGAAAATTATGACGGGAGCCTCCGCTCCAAAAGCGGCTTGTCGGGCGGCAGCGGTCTGAAAATGGACGAGTACCGGCAAAAAGGCTCGGCGCTGTCGGGAGATTTTATGGCGGAAGTCATCAGTGAAGCCTTAAAAACCGGCGAATGCAACGCCTGCATGAAAAAAATTGTGGCCGCGCCTACGGCCGGCGCCTGCGGCGTGTTGCCGGCGGTATTGATTCCGATGTACCGCAGCCAAAAGGCAAGTGCTGATCAAATCATAGAAGCGCTCTATGTGGCGGCCGGGATTGGACAGGTGATTGCGCTGCGGGCATTTATTGCCGGAGCGGCCGGCGGCTGTCAGGCGGAAATCGGTTCGGCCTCATCAATGGCGGCCGGGGCGCTGGTGCATTTGCGGGGCGGCAGTCATCATCAGATTCTGGATGCGGCGGCGATGGCGATGAAAATGCTGCTTGGTCTGGTGTGTGATCCGGTTGCGGGTCTGGTTGAGGTCCCCTGCATTAAGCGGAATGTCGGCGGTGCAGTCAATGCCATGGCAGCGGCGGATATGGCGCTAGCCGGACTTACCAGCCGTATTCCGGCGGATGAGGTGATTGACGCGATGAAGGAGGTTGGCCAGAATATGCCGACCGCTTTTCGGGAAACTGCCAAAGGTGGATTAGCCAATACCAAATGGGCGAAGAAGTTTACGGCGGAGATAAAAGAAGACTAA
- the sdaAB gene encoding L-serine ammonia-lyase, iron-sulfur-dependent, subunit beta: MNIFDILGPVMIGPSSSHTAGAVKLGYVARKLLGGEPVTAKVYLHGSFADTGKGHGTDRAIIAGILGMKEDDERIPASFELAQERGLIFQIENIELPGAHPNTAVMELTDTGGRKIEVQGASVGGSRIVINKIDGAEVECTAEYPTLIVYNKDLPGYVAEVTSALAARAINIATMRLFRGKRGTEAVMIIESDQAIPREIIDRLEKIDGILKVTYIASL; this comes from the coding sequence ATGAATATTTTTGATATATTGGGGCCGGTGATGATTGGCCCGTCCAGTTCACATACCGCCGGGGCGGTGAAATTAGGCTATGTTGCCCGCAAACTTTTGGGGGGAGAGCCGGTAACGGCTAAAGTTTACCTGCATGGCTCGTTTGCCGATACCGGCAAAGGGCATGGCACCGATCGGGCAATTATTGCCGGGATTTTGGGGATGAAGGAGGATGACGAAAGAATTCCCGCATCCTTTGAATTAGCGCAGGAGCGGGGGCTCATTTTTCAGATTGAAAATATTGAGCTGCCGGGTGCGCATCCCAATACCGCAGTAATGGAGCTGACCGATACCGGAGGCAGAAAGATTGAAGTTCAGGGGGCTTCGGTCGGCGGCAGCCGGATTGTAATCAATAAGATTGACGGAGCTGAGGTCGAGTGTACCGCTGAATATCCGACTTTAATCGTTTATAATAAGGATTTGCCCGGCTATGTGGCCGAGGTAACGTCGGCGCTGGCGGCGAGGGCCATTAACATCGCCACTATGCGTCTGTTCCGGGGCAAAAGAGGAACGGAGGCGGTGATGATTATTGAAAGCGACCAGGCGATTCCGCGGGAGATTATCGACCGGCTGGAAAAAATAGACGGCATTTTAAAGGTCACTTATATTGCGAGTTTATAG